A stretch of Terriglobia bacterium DNA encodes these proteins:
- the pflA gene encoding pyruvate formate lyase-activating protein, with protein MSQSFVGSRYDLHVAREGAHESKKVHDYYAIHPGDTEEVREKDDLIGYVHSYEVGSTVDGPGLRFVGFLTGCLLRCQYCHNPDTWHKLNGHPVPVSRAMHTIGKYAPALKISKGGITLSGGEPQVQKPFVARIFRRCKEIGLHTCIETSGRLGERFTDDELMDIDLHILDIKSGDPAIYEKVTGHQLQPTLDFARRLSALGRPMWVRLCLVPGLTDGLENVERIADFCTGLKTLERVEILPFHQMGREKWHKLGLQYKLENVEPPRPELTERARGQFRSHGLTVY; from the coding sequence ATGAGTCAATCATTTGTCGGAAGCCGCTACGACCTGCACGTCGCTCGCGAGGGCGCGCACGAGAGCAAGAAAGTACACGACTATTACGCTATCCATCCGGGGGACACCGAAGAGGTCCGGGAAAAAGACGATCTCATCGGCTACGTGCACTCTTATGAAGTGGGAAGCACCGTGGATGGTCCCGGACTACGCTTTGTAGGTTTTCTTACCGGCTGCCTGCTACGCTGCCAGTACTGCCACAACCCAGACACGTGGCACAAGCTCAACGGCCATCCTGTCCCTGTGTCACGCGCCATGCATACCATCGGAAAGTATGCACCAGCGCTCAAGATCAGCAAAGGTGGCATCACGCTCTCCGGCGGTGAACCTCAGGTGCAGAAGCCATTTGTTGCCCGGATTTTCCGGCGCTGCAAGGAAATCGGGCTGCACACATGCATTGAAACCTCAGGCCGTCTCGGCGAACGGTTCACCGATGACGAATTGATGGATATCGATCTCCATATTCTCGATATCAAGTCCGGCGACCCAGCCATCTACGAGAAGGTCACCGGCCATCAGTTGCAGCCCACGCTGGATTTTGCACGCCGGCTTTCGGCTCTCGGGCGTCCCATGTGGGTCCGTCTTTGCCTGGTGCCCGGACTGACTGATGGCCTTGAAAACGTGGAAAGAATTGCCGATTTTTGTACCGGGTTAAAAACCCTGGAGCGTGTGGAGATCCTGCCTTTTCACCAGATGGGCAGGGAAAAATGGCACAAGCTTGGCCTGCAATACAAGCTGGAAAATGTTGAGCCGCCCCGTCCTGAGCTGACGGAGCGGGCCCGAGGCCAATTCCGCAGCCACGGTCTGACGGTTTATTGA
- the pflB gene encoding formate C-acetyltransferase, translating to MAASPKIAREQWEIAWRGFAPGVWQSCVDVREFIQLNYNPYEGNSQFLQGATRRTLALWQKLQPLLVKELEKGILDVSQTPAGILAHGPGYIDKENEIIVGLQTDAPLKRAIMPFGGWRVVADSLKSYGYEPDPRVAEIFTKYRRTHNDGVFDAYTGDIRKARKSAIITGLPDAYGRGRIVGDYRRVALYGVDFLITDKQREKRELDDEYSTEEVVRLREELAEQIRSLDELKEMALSYGHDISGPAANAREAVQWTYFGYLAATKQQNGAAMSAGRLSTFWDIYFERDLREGTLTESQAQEIIDDLVIKWRIVRFLRAPAYNQLFSGDPVWVTEAIGGMGEDGRTLVTRTSFRMLNTLNNLGPAPEPNLTVFWSPRLPDGFKRFAIKASIDTSSIQYESDDLMRPKWGDDCGIACCVSAMRMGKQMQFFGARVNLPKTLLYALNGGRDEISGEQIGPKLPPITSAVLDYDEVMSRFDPMLDWLAKTYINALNIIHFMHDKYCYESLEMALHDRDVLRTMACGIAGLSHAADSLSAIKYAKVTPVRDERGIIVDFKTEGTFPFYGNNDDQADDMARLLVAKMMEKIRKYPAYRNATHTQSVLTITSNVVYGKSTGNTPDGRRKGEPFAPGANPSNGRDTHGALSALLSVAKLSYDDAEDGISLTLSVVPTALGEQSDRIARGVGALDAYFASGGFHVNINVLDRETLKDAMEHPEKYPQLTVRVSGYAVNFVKLSREQQQDVINRTFHRAV from the coding sequence ATGGCAGCCAGTCCAAAAATCGCAAGGGAGCAATGGGAAATCGCATGGCGGGGATTCGCGCCCGGCGTGTGGCAAAGTTGCGTTGATGTTCGTGAATTTATTCAGCTCAACTACAACCCGTACGAAGGGAACAGCCAGTTCCTGCAAGGCGCGACCAGGCGCACGCTCGCCCTGTGGCAGAAACTGCAGCCACTGCTCGTAAAAGAACTTGAGAAGGGCATCCTCGACGTCTCGCAGACTCCCGCCGGCATTCTGGCACATGGGCCCGGTTACATTGACAAGGAAAACGAGATCATTGTCGGCCTGCAGACGGATGCGCCACTCAAGCGGGCGATCATGCCCTTCGGCGGCTGGCGCGTGGTGGCGGACAGCCTCAAGTCGTACGGCTATGAGCCCGATCCACGAGTTGCCGAAATCTTTACCAAGTATCGCAGGACGCACAATGATGGCGTGTTCGACGCTTACACGGGTGACATCAGGAAGGCCCGTAAATCCGCCATCATCACCGGCCTGCCGGATGCCTACGGGCGTGGCCGCATCGTCGGCGACTACCGCCGGGTAGCGCTGTATGGAGTGGATTTTCTCATCACGGACAAGCAGCGCGAGAAACGAGAACTGGACGATGAATATTCAACTGAAGAAGTGGTCCGTTTGCGCGAGGAACTGGCGGAGCAAATCCGGTCGCTCGACGAACTGAAGGAGATGGCCTTGAGCTATGGCCATGACATTTCCGGGCCGGCCGCGAACGCGCGTGAAGCGGTGCAGTGGACCTACTTTGGCTATCTTGCGGCCACCAAGCAGCAGAACGGCGCGGCGATGTCTGCCGGGCGGCTCTCCACATTCTGGGACATCTATTTTGAGCGCGATTTGCGCGAAGGCACGCTGACCGAGTCGCAGGCCCAGGAGATCATCGACGATCTGGTGATCAAGTGGCGCATTGTGCGATTTCTGCGCGCGCCCGCCTACAACCAGCTTTTTTCAGGCGATCCGGTTTGGGTCACTGAAGCCATTGGCGGCATGGGTGAGGACGGACGCACGCTGGTGACCAGGACGTCATTTCGCATGCTGAATACCCTGAACAATCTGGGACCGGCGCCGGAGCCCAACCTGACGGTGTTCTGGTCGCCAAGGCTGCCCGACGGCTTCAAACGCTTCGCCATCAAGGCGTCCATCGACACGAGTTCTATCCAGTATGAGTCCGACGACCTGATGCGGCCAAAATGGGGCGACGACTGCGGCATCGCGTGCTGCGTTTCAGCAATGCGCATGGGCAAACAGATGCAGTTCTTTGGCGCGCGCGTGAACCTGCCCAAGACGCTGCTGTACGCGCTCAATGGGGGCCGCGACGAAATCAGCGGCGAACAGATTGGACCCAAGCTTCCACCCATTACCAGTGCGGTGCTGGATTATGACGAAGTGATGAGCCGCTTTGATCCGATGCTGGACTGGCTGGCCAAGACCTACATCAACGCGCTGAACATCATCCACTTCATGCATGACAAGTACTGCTACGAGTCGCTGGAGATGGCGCTGCACGATCGCGATGTGTTGCGCACCATGGCCTGCGGGATCGCCGGCCTGTCACACGCGGCAGACAGCCTTTCCGCAATCAAGTACGCCAAAGTGACTCCAGTGCGCGATGAGCGCGGGATCATTGTGGACTTCAAGACGGAAGGAACGTTCCCGTTCTACGGCAATAACGACGACCAGGCCGATGACATGGCTCGCCTGCTGGTCGCAAAGATGATGGAAAAGATCCGGAAATATCCTGCTTACCGCAACGCCACCCACACCCAATCCGTGCTTACCATCACGTCAAATGTTGTCTATGGCAAGTCAACCGGCAACACTCCAGACGGACGCCGGAAAGGCGAGCCGTTTGCTCCTGGAGCGAACCCCTCGAACGGCCGCGATACGCACGGCGCTCTTTCAGCCCTGTTGTCAGTGGCCAAGCTGTCTTACGACGATGCTGAGGATGGTATCTCGCTGACTCTGTCCGTGGTTCCAACGGCGCTCGGCGAGCAGAGCGATCGCATTGCCCGCGGGGTCGGCGCGCTGGACGCTTACTTTGCAAGTGGAGGCTTCCACGTCAACATCAACGTGCTCGATCGCGAAACTCTGAAGGACGCGATGGAACATCCGGAAAAATATCCGCAACTCACGGTGCGCGTGTCTGGCTACGCCGTGAACTTCGTGAAACTTAGCAGAGAACAACAGCAAGACGTGATCAACCGCACATTCCACCGTGCTGTGTAG
- a CDS encoding YidE/YbjL duplication codes for MEWVKTLLEQQPLMALFLTIALGYLIGEINIKGFSLGAGAVLFVGLTVGWFAPKAAPAAMVGTLGLALFLYGVGIHYGKQFFIGLTSASGRRANIMALTGVMSAGAVSILFAKMLHLPLGHALGLFAGSGTSTPTLQAIIATLHNDDAAVGYSVSYPFGVAGPILFLYIVYMIFKPKIQMPTGTGVEMLEISVHNLDMFGRTLGELMTTLPAGVQIAAVRTGQRNEPASPNMVIAENDVLLAVAPTKVALEEASKTIGATAHGRLMKDRSNLDYLRVFASRPGVVGRSLGDLDIPGDKAAFVLHVRRGDTDLMSRPDLVLEFGDRIGVLASRGDFAALRKFFGDSIKGTAEFSYISIGLGIGVGFLLGAIQLPLPGIGKITIGVSGVLIVALVLGYLRRTRGMNWTIPLSANLVLRNLGLTLFLAQVGMSSGPKFVATVSSSGLTMLGLGAIVLVALVLPVLILGLWIFRMPYDEVAGIVAGACGNPAILAYSNKLAPTEKPDIGYAMIFPGMTIVKILFVDIVGVLLR; via the coding sequence ATGGAGTGGGTCAAGACTCTGCTTGAGCAGCAGCCGCTGATGGCTTTGTTTCTCACCATCGCGCTCGGATATCTGATAGGAGAGATCAACATCAAAGGCTTCTCGCTGGGCGCTGGTGCGGTCTTGTTTGTAGGCCTCACCGTGGGTTGGTTCGCCCCGAAGGCAGCGCCTGCCGCAATGGTCGGTACGCTGGGCCTCGCCCTTTTTCTCTATGGCGTGGGTATCCATTATGGCAAGCAGTTTTTTATAGGCTTGACCAGTGCTTCTGGCCGCAGGGCAAACATCATGGCGCTAACAGGCGTGATGTCGGCGGGTGCGGTAAGCATTCTTTTCGCGAAAATGCTCCACCTTCCGCTGGGACACGCGCTCGGGTTGTTTGCGGGATCGGGCACCAGCACGCCGACGCTCCAGGCGATCATAGCAACGCTTCACAATGACGACGCCGCAGTTGGTTATTCGGTTTCCTATCCGTTCGGCGTGGCCGGGCCCATCCTGTTTTTGTATATCGTCTACATGATTTTCAAGCCGAAGATCCAGATGCCCACGGGCACCGGAGTTGAGATGCTTGAAATTTCGGTGCACAACCTGGATATGTTCGGACGGACGCTGGGCGAACTGATGACAACGCTTCCCGCCGGGGTCCAGATCGCCGCGGTACGTACCGGGCAACGGAACGAGCCGGCTTCCCCGAACATGGTAATTGCGGAGAATGACGTGCTTCTCGCAGTGGCTCCCACCAAAGTGGCGCTTGAGGAGGCCAGCAAGACCATCGGCGCAACAGCGCACGGCCGTTTAATGAAGGACCGCAGTAATCTCGACTATCTCCGGGTGTTTGCTTCGCGCCCCGGCGTAGTAGGCCGTTCGCTCGGCGATCTCGATATCCCGGGGGACAAGGCTGCGTTTGTTCTTCACGTTCGGCGCGGCGATACCGACCTGATGTCGCGGCCCGATCTTGTGCTTGAGTTCGGCGATCGCATCGGCGTGCTTGCCAGCCGCGGTGATTTTGCGGCCTTGCGCAAGTTCTTTGGCGACTCAATCAAAGGAACCGCCGAGTTCAGCTACATCTCCATCGGTCTGGGTATAGGAGTCGGCTTCCTGCTGGGCGCCATACAACTGCCACTGCCCGGCATTGGAAAGATCACGATCGGCGTTTCAGGCGTATTAATAGTGGCGCTAGTGTTAGGTTACCTACGACGCACGCGCGGCATGAACTGGACCATCCCGCTTTCCGCCAATCTGGTTCTTCGCAATCTTGGATTGACGTTATTTCTGGCGCAGGTCGGAATGTCTTCCGGACCCAAGTTCGTCGCGACGGTCTCCTCCAGCGGCTTGACGATGCTGGGACTGGGTGCGATCGTGCTTGTCGCACTTGTGCTGCCGGTCCTGATCCTGGGCTTGTGGATCTTCCGGATGCCGTATGACGAGGTGGCGGGCATTGTTGCGGGCGCTTGCGGCAATCCGGCGATCCTCGCCTACTCAAACAAACTCGCGCCGACCGAAAAGCCGGACATTGGCTACGCGATGATCTTCCCGGGCATGACCATCGTAAAGATCCTCTTTGTAGATATCGTTGGGGTGCTACTGCGGTAA
- a CDS encoding SEC-C domain-containing protein yields the protein MSEHYPGLAFRADAKSERMCLEGDFILKADCGISTSIYIRIDFPSNYPEGEPTAYDAAGRFAPSLDRHILKDGQFCLWLPPCSPWSKDNPCRLLRFLDEVTVFLERQLVYDAINGQQWPGPQFKHGVDGYDEFMLLILGGNEEHLRCLFPVIVGRIHAGRNELCPCGSKLKYKRCHADRVEEITRRIGRNRLQFLYGKSVSEDATTTKL from the coding sequence GTGTCAGAACACTACCCCGGCCTCGCGTTTCGGGCCGATGCGAAGAGCGAACGGATGTGCTTAGAGGGTGACTTCATCCTCAAGGCCGACTGCGGGATTTCCACCTCAATCTATATCCGGATCGACTTCCCATCCAACTATCCTGAAGGTGAACCCACGGCATATGATGCTGCTGGACGATTTGCCCCATCCCTAGATCGCCACATTCTCAAAGACGGCCAATTCTGTCTTTGGCTTCCTCCATGCTCTCCTTGGTCAAAGGACAATCCGTGTAGATTGCTGCGGTTCCTCGATGAAGTGACAGTGTTTTTGGAGCGCCAGCTCGTTTACGACGCGATTAACGGACAGCAGTGGCCGGGACCACAGTTCAAACACGGCGTCGACGGTTATGACGAGTTCATGTTGTTAATACTTGGGGGGAACGAAGAACACCTTCGTTGCTTGTTCCCCGTAATCGTCGGTCGCATACACGCCGGACGCAATGAGTTGTGTCCTTGTGGAAGCAAACTGAAATATAAGCGCTGTCATGCTGATCGAGTCGAGGAGATTACTCGCCGCATCGGTCGCAATAGACTCCAGTTTCTTTATGGGAAATCCGTATCGGAGGATGCCACCACCACGAAGTTGTAA
- a CDS encoding restriction endonuclease subunit S, whose amino-acid sequence MSTTAQQVRTEVETPETELPEGWVLALLPEVCELNPPKPAANALPPGADVSFVPMPAVDADLGAITKAEKRPFVKVRKGYTAFRDNDVLMAKITPCMENGKAAVARGLENGLGFGSTEFHVFRSNGAILPDYLYHFIRQDSFRRSAENEMTGSVGQKRVPVDFLEETSIPVPPLPEQERIIQKLNQLVNNTRLVRNRLHKLPKILKHLREAVLAAACSGKLTVEWRREHPDVEPASSLLKRIVLSRKGQKSRDARGRQESSDGDDEVNRWDIPEMWEWCRVDQIATVSLGGTPSRKVAAYWGGDIAWVSSGEVANCRIRKTNETISDLGLEKSNAKLYPRGTVLIAMIGEGKTRGQAAILEIEACTNQNAAGLIVEPGTVNSEYVWLWALSEYERTRAVGRGGNQPALNGEKVRNLEVPLPPVEEQQEIVRRVEALFKLADAIEKRVATVSFRAERLTQAILAKALRGELVPIEAELARREGREYEPASMLLEKIKTGSSKDEARRARTRIRWRVGSSSHG is encoded by the coding sequence ACAGAAGTTGAGACACCCGAAACGGAGTTGCCGGAAGGGTGGGTTTTAGCTCTGCTTCCGGAGGTTTGCGAGCTCAACCCGCCAAAGCCTGCAGCCAACGCACTCCCTCCCGGGGCAGACGTTTCGTTTGTGCCCATGCCAGCCGTAGACGCTGATTTAGGTGCGATTACCAAGGCGGAGAAGCGTCCATTTGTGAAAGTGCGGAAGGGGTACACCGCATTCAGAGATAACGATGTCCTCATGGCGAAAATCACGCCATGCATGGAAAACGGTAAAGCTGCCGTTGCGCGGGGCCTAGAAAACGGTCTTGGATTCGGTTCGACCGAGTTCCACGTGTTTCGGTCGAACGGAGCCATTCTGCCTGATTATCTGTACCATTTCATCCGTCAGGATTCTTTTCGACGATCTGCCGAAAACGAAATGACTGGCTCGGTCGGGCAAAAGCGTGTACCGGTTGATTTCCTCGAGGAAACAAGCATCCCAGTACCACCTTTGCCAGAGCAAGAACGGATTATTCAGAAACTCAACCAACTCGTTAACAACACCCGGTTGGTGCGCAATCGCCTGCATAAACTTCCAAAGATTCTGAAGCACCTTCGCGAAGCTGTGCTTGCGGCGGCGTGTTCCGGGAAGTTGACAGTGGAGTGGAGACGAGAACATCCGGATGTGGAACCTGCGTCGTCGTTATTAAAACGTATCGTTCTTAGCCGTAAAGGCCAAAAGAGCAGAGACGCACGCGGGCGGCAAGAGTCCTCGGACGGTGATGACGAGGTCAATCGGTGGGATATCCCAGAGATGTGGGAATGGTGCAGGGTCGATCAAATCGCCACAGTTTCTCTCGGAGGAACTCCATCTCGGAAAGTTGCTGCATATTGGGGCGGTGATATTGCGTGGGTGAGTTCCGGAGAAGTTGCAAACTGTCGAATCCGTAAGACAAACGAGACCATTTCTGATCTCGGGCTCGAAAAGAGCAATGCAAAACTCTACCCGAGGGGAACGGTGTTGATCGCGATGATTGGGGAAGGGAAAACGCGTGGGCAAGCTGCAATCCTGGAAATTGAGGCCTGCACCAACCAGAACGCAGCAGGTTTGATAGTTGAGCCGGGAACCGTCAATTCCGAGTATGTCTGGCTTTGGGCGCTGAGCGAGTACGAGAGAACTCGTGCAGTAGGTCGCGGCGGAAATCAACCTGCCCTTAATGGCGAGAAGGTGCGCAACTTGGAGGTTCCCTTGCCCCCAGTCGAAGAGCAGCAAGAAATCGTTCGCCGCGTTGAAGCTCTATTCAAATTGGCGGACGCAATCGAAAAGAGGGTGGCCACAGTATCATTCCGGGCAGAAAGATTAACCCAAGCGATTCTCGCGAAGGCACTCCGAGGGGAACTCGTACCAATTGAAGCGGAGCTTGCTCGGCGAGAAGGTCGGGAGTATGAGCCCGCGTCGATGCTGTTGGAGAAAATCAAGACTGGAAGCAGCAAAGACGAAGCAAGGCGCGCTAGAACCCGCATAAGATGGCGTGTGGGTTCATCATCACATGGCTAA
- a CDS encoding nucleotide-binding protein gives MIERFQGEHRRQNLIEALRDQKIIAGNATLAERIASMGSLIEVSPGTTIIEQGAEDNDVYLIIAGAFDILVNGRKVARRFANDHVGEMAAIQPSQRRSATNIASEPSVLCKLTEPQLSELGRDFPDIWRLIAKELARRLEQRNAHVTATHDKIRIFIISSVEALEIARTIQNAFEYDFTVVVWTDGVFRASWYPIESLERQLDQSDFAIAVAQPDDITLSRGGSSPTARDNVIFELGLFIGRIGRQRSFLVEPRGEEVKLPTDLSGITALSYKYDPENLASAVGPACNRIRAIIKDLGPNN, from the coding sequence ATGATAGAGCGTTTTCAAGGCGAGCACAGACGGCAAAATCTGATTGAAGCGCTTCGCGATCAGAAGATCATAGCTGGGAATGCGACCTTGGCCGAGCGGATTGCAAGCATGGGTTCTCTCATAGAAGTGAGTCCTGGAACGACGATCATCGAACAAGGCGCAGAAGACAACGACGTCTATCTGATCATCGCGGGCGCATTCGATATTCTAGTCAACGGACGCAAAGTAGCGCGTCGGTTCGCCAACGACCATGTCGGCGAGATGGCAGCCATACAACCGTCGCAGCGGCGCTCCGCCACTAACATTGCAAGCGAGCCATCTGTTTTGTGCAAGCTGACAGAGCCGCAACTCAGTGAGCTTGGTCGAGATTTTCCCGATATTTGGCGCTTAATTGCGAAGGAGCTTGCTCGTCGGCTGGAGCAACGCAATGCGCATGTTACCGCCACCCATGACAAGATTCGTATTTTCATTATCTCGTCCGTGGAGGCACTCGAGATTGCCCGTACAATTCAGAATGCGTTTGAATACGACTTCACGGTTGTCGTTTGGACTGATGGCGTCTTCCGGGCTTCCTGGTATCCAATCGAGAGCCTGGAGCGACAGCTGGATCAGTCCGACTTTGCGATAGCGGTCGCGCAGCCGGACGACATCACGTTGAGCCGTGGAGGTTCGTCTCCTACAGCGCGCGACAACGTCATCTTCGAGTTGGGGCTGTTCATCGGTCGCATCGGTAGACAGCGCTCCTTCCTGGTCGAGCCTCGGGGTGAGGAAGTAAAACTGCCGACAGATCTTTCCGGGATCACGGCTCTTTCGTACAAATATGACCCCGAGAATCTTGCGTCTGCAGTCGGGCCGGCATGCAATCGCATCCGGGCCATCATTAAAGACCTCGGCCCCAACAACTGA
- a CDS encoding cyclic nucleotide-binding domain-containing protein, with the protein MAAWDNTKLDLSNIPLFEGIADTTIIPNVEDWIFFYNDGQKICVQGELADSMLVILRGEVRILSQDTFLVTRRATDVVGEQGFLAPGARRTADAVACGTVEVLRIPYAEIRRLQATSHQFTRNLLAIVSAKLADATSERAFRYRNEHRLISAFNSHLAPNITARLLGSGDDYGNPRLIQGIVLFADIRGFTTTSLALPPDALASQLGEYLDEMVKILLDHHAYVDKFIGDAVMGVWGFPFDVDNQASEALACATQMVDRAAKKTIGNNPVKIGVGLSSGKIFCGNVGSDLKRQFTVLGPPVNLAARCESACKELNASVVLSADVYEHLAATERTQLRAHSNVPLKGIGEVCLYSMENGQ; encoded by the coding sequence ATGGCGGCATGGGACAACACGAAGCTTGATCTCTCAAATATCCCTCTGTTCGAGGGTATAGCGGACACGACGATCATCCCCAACGTCGAAGACTGGATCTTTTTCTACAACGACGGGCAGAAAATCTGCGTACAAGGTGAGCTCGCGGACAGTATGCTCGTCATCCTGCGCGGTGAGGTTCGGATTCTTTCTCAGGACACGTTTCTAGTGACACGGCGTGCCACCGATGTTGTAGGGGAGCAAGGCTTCCTCGCTCCGGGTGCTCGCCGGACAGCCGATGCGGTTGCTTGTGGAACGGTGGAAGTTCTCCGCATCCCCTACGCAGAAATTAGGCGGCTGCAGGCCACCAGTCACCAGTTCACGCGCAACCTCTTGGCGATCGTGTCGGCGAAACTCGCTGACGCTACGTCGGAACGCGCATTTCGATACCGAAATGAGCACAGGCTGATTTCTGCTTTCAACTCACATCTTGCTCCGAACATTACCGCACGGCTCCTGGGCTCAGGAGATGATTACGGTAACCCCCGGCTAATTCAAGGCATTGTTCTGTTTGCGGACATTCGCGGTTTTACGACGACGAGCCTAGCCCTGCCACCGGATGCACTGGCAAGTCAGCTTGGGGAATACCTCGATGAGATGGTCAAAATCCTCCTCGACCATCACGCGTATGTGGACAAGTTCATCGGCGATGCAGTGATGGGCGTTTGGGGGTTTCCTTTTGATGTTGATAATCAGGCGTCCGAGGCGCTCGCTTGCGCGACGCAGATGGTGGACCGCGCTGCGAAGAAGACAATCGGCAATAACCCAGTCAAGATCGGCGTTGGTCTGAGTTCAGGGAAGATCTTCTGTGGAAATGTCGGCAGCGACTTGAAGAGACAATTTACCGTTCTCGGCCCTCCCGTAAATCTCGCAGCACGGTGCGAAAGCGCATGCAAAGAACTGAATGCTTCAGTTGTCCTATCGGCAGACGTCTACGAACACCTGGCGGCGACCGAAAGGACCCAATTGCGTGCTCATTCCAATGTGCCGCTCAAAGGAATCGGCGAGGTCTGTCTTTACAGCATGGAGAACGGGCAATGA
- a CDS encoding helix-turn-helix domain-containing protein, translating to MPTVGDRIREIREEMQINQEQLANRAGLSKGFLSDVENNKRNIGSENLLKIANVLGASVDYLLRGEAVEPTSSEPVVIPPELSQAAEELELSYAATVELLEAHRSVIARRSNKGLRKFSVEDWKELHKLIKKVFG from the coding sequence ATGCCGACAGTAGGTGACCGCATCCGCGAGATCCGCGAAGAGATGCAGATCAACCAGGAGCAATTGGCAAATCGAGCTGGTTTGAGCAAAGGATTCCTCAGCGATGTCGAGAACAACAAGCGTAATATTGGTTCAGAGAACCTACTAAAGATTGCGAATGTCCTTGGCGCGTCAGTTGATTACCTTCTTCGTGGAGAGGCCGTAGAGCCCACGAGTTCTGAACCTGTTGTCATCCCTCCAGAGCTTTCCCAAGCCGCAGAAGAATTGGAACTCTCCTACGCAGCTACAGTGGAACTCTTGGAGGCACATCGATCGGTTATTGCCCGTCGAAGCAACAAAGGACTACGCAAGTTTTCGGTTGAGGATTGGAAAGAGCTCCACAAGCTGATAAAGAAAGTGTTCGGTTGA
- a CDS encoding adenylate/guanylate cyclase domain-containing protein produces the protein MPLKDDLEKEVATIFKAAWDTRDGTVVPSDDSLKLGNDAVQLDATVLYADLADSTNLVDSHIGSFAAEIYKSFLHCAAKIIRSEGGAITAYDGDRIMAVYTGNTKNTSAVRTALKINHAATYIINPAMQSQYSNETYRLQHVTGIDTSNLFIARTGVRGANDVVWVGRAANYAAKLATLPETYRTYITAEVHDKLNNQVKIWTDGRQMWEAVRWNNFDNRIIYRSNWWWNVDYVR, from the coding sequence ATGCCACTCAAAGACGATCTCGAGAAGGAAGTAGCGACCATATTCAAGGCTGCTTGGGACACGCGGGATGGTACGGTCGTCCCGTCGGACGATTCTCTAAAGCTCGGTAATGACGCCGTACAATTAGATGCTACGGTGTTGTATGCAGACCTAGCGGATTCAACCAACTTGGTCGACAGTCATATCGGTAGTTTTGCTGCAGAAATATACAAAAGTTTCTTGCATTGCGCAGCAAAGATCATTCGGTCGGAAGGCGGAGCCATCACTGCTTACGACGGTGATCGCATTATGGCAGTCTATACCGGCAACACAAAAAATACGTCCGCTGTTCGTACTGCTCTGAAGATCAATCATGCGGCGACGTACATCATCAATCCAGCAATGCAGTCACAGTATAGTAACGAGACATACCGCCTTCAACATGTCACAGGAATCGACACCAGCAACCTTTTTATTGCCAGAACTGGTGTGCGGGGCGCGAATGATGTGGTGTGGGTAGGGAGAGCGGCAAATTATGCCGCGAAACTTGCAACGCTTCCTGAAACATACCGAACTTACATAACTGCTGAGGTCCATGACAAACTGAACAATCAAGTGAAGATTTGGACCGACGGGCGACAGATGTGGGAGGCTGTTCGGTGGAATAACTTCGACAACAGAATCATTTATCGTTCAAATTGGTGGTGGAACGTTGACTATGTGCGCTGA